In the genome of Pseudomonas sp. P5_109, one region contains:
- a CDS encoding formate dehydrogenase subunit gamma, whose protein sequence is MPDEMLHLPVVNSLLERHKGTPGALLPILHDIQERIGYVPDVAVPEIAHALNLSQAEVRGVISFYHDFRTAPPARHILRLCRAESCQSRGAEQLAAQLRERLQLDDHGSSADGSISLRPVYCLGACACSPALELDGRVHARLSAERLDALLDACREDA, encoded by the coding sequence ATGCCTGATGAGATGTTGCACCTGCCTGTGGTCAACAGTCTGCTGGAGCGCCATAAGGGCACCCCGGGTGCGCTGTTGCCCATTCTTCATGATATTCAGGAGCGCATCGGTTACGTCCCCGATGTCGCCGTCCCCGAGATTGCCCATGCCCTCAATCTGAGTCAGGCCGAGGTGCGTGGGGTGATCAGTTTTTACCATGACTTCCGTACCGCGCCGCCTGCGCGGCATATCCTGCGGCTGTGCCGGGCTGAGTCGTGCCAGAGTCGTGGTGCCGAGCAGCTTGCCGCGCAGTTGCGCGAGCGGCTGCAACTGGATGATCACGGCAGCAGTGCCGATGGCAGCATCAGTTTGCGTCCGGTTTATTGCCTGGGTGCGTGTGCCTGTTCGCCGGCACTGGAGCTGGATGGCCGGGTGCATGCGCGGCTTAGCGCAGAGCGGCTGGATGCGTTGCTCGATGCTTGTCGGGAGGACGCGTGA
- a CDS encoding formate dehydrogenase subunit delta, producing MSTDNLIKMANQIGQYFATQPDQEQAVLGVRNHLQMYWAPSMRKELLAWQTEHKGADLHPLVQAAVSGAGWEA from the coding sequence ATGAGCACCGACAACCTGATCAAGATGGCCAACCAGATCGGCCAGTACTTTGCCACCCAACCGGACCAGGAACAGGCGGTGCTGGGCGTGCGCAATCATCTGCAGATGTACTGGGCGCCGAGCATGCGCAAGGAGTTGTTGGCCTGGCAGACGGAGCATAAAGGGGCGGATCTGCACCCGCTGGTGCAGGCGGCGGTGAGTGGGGCGGGTTGGGAGGCTTAG
- the fdhF gene encoding formate dehydrogenase subunit alpha — MITLFDPNTDIDLGTPARDSQVQVTLNIDGRSISVPEGTSVMRAAALLGTTIPKLCATDSLEAFGSCRMCLVEIDGMRGYPASCTTPVSEGMSVHTQTPKLATLRRNVMELYISDHPLDCLTCSANGNCELQTVAGQVGLREVRYGYEGDNHLAEVKDTSNPYFDYDPSKCIVCNRCVRACEETQGTFALAITGRGFESRVSAAGGDNFLDSECVSCGACVQACPTATLMEKSVVELGQPERSVITTCAYCGVGCSFRAEMKGDKLVRMVPDKNGQANHGHSCVKGRFAWGYATHPDRITKPMIRKHISDPWQEVSWDEAVTYAASEFRRLQQKYGRDSIGGITSSRCTNEETYLVQKLVRAAFGNNNVDTCARVCHSPTGYGLKQTLGESAGTQSFDSVMQADVILVMGANPSDAHPVFASQLKRRLREGARLIVIDPRRIDLVDTVHARAEYHLALRPGTNVAMLNALAHVIVTEGLLNQDFIDARCEPGDFAHWSEFVSRAENSPEALGPICGVPAADIRAAARLYATGGNAAIYYGLGVTEHSQGSTSVMGIANLAMVTGNIGREGVGVNPLRGQNNVQGSCDMGSFPHELPGYRHISNEVVRAQFEQAWNVTLQPDPGLRIPNMFESALAGTFKGLYCQGEDIAQSDPNTQHVTAALSAMECVVVQDIFLNETAKFAHVFLPGSSFLEKDGTFTNAERRISRVRKVMDPLGGKADWEGTVALANALGYPMNYQHPSQIMDEIASLTPTFTNVSYAELDRHGSLQWPCNAAAPDGTPTMHIEEFVRGKGRFMLTGYVPTEEKVNARYPLLLTTGRILSQYNVGAQTRRTENVAWHDEDRLEIHPTDAESRGINEGDWVGIGSRAGQTVLRARITERVAPGVVYTTFHFPESGANVITTDNSDWATNCPEYKVTAVEVSRVYHPSEWQKRFQEFSDEQHRLLKDRGRGAKAEVRR, encoded by the coding sequence ATGATCACTCTCTTCGACCCGAACACCGATATCGATTTGGGCACGCCGGCCCGCGACAGCCAGGTGCAAGTCACCCTGAACATCGATGGCCGCAGCATCAGCGTGCCCGAAGGCACTTCGGTGATGCGCGCCGCCGCGCTGCTCGGCACCACCATTCCAAAACTCTGTGCCACCGACAGCCTGGAAGCCTTCGGCTCCTGCCGCATGTGCCTGGTGGAGATCGACGGCATGCGCGGTTATCCGGCGTCCTGCACCACGCCGGTCAGCGAAGGCATGAGCGTGCACACCCAGACGCCCAAGCTCGCGACCCTGCGGCGCAACGTCATGGAGTTGTACATCTCCGATCACCCGCTGGATTGCCTGACCTGCTCGGCCAACGGCAACTGCGAGCTGCAAACCGTGGCCGGTCAGGTTGGCCTGCGGGAGGTGCGTTATGGCTATGAGGGCGACAACCATCTGGCCGAGGTGAAGGACACGTCCAACCCCTACTTCGACTACGACCCGAGCAAGTGCATCGTCTGCAACCGCTGTGTGCGTGCCTGCGAAGAAACCCAGGGCACCTTCGCCCTGGCGATTACCGGGCGCGGTTTTGAATCCCGGGTCTCGGCCGCTGGTGGGGATAACTTCCTAGACTCGGAATGTGTGTCCTGCGGCGCCTGTGTGCAGGCCTGCCCTACTGCAACCCTGATGGAAAAAAGCGTGGTCGAACTGGGCCAGCCCGAACGCAGCGTGATCACCACCTGTGCCTATTGCGGGGTGGGCTGCTCGTTCCGTGCCGAGATGAAGGGCGACAAACTGGTGCGCATGGTTCCGGACAAGAATGGCCAAGCCAACCACGGCCACTCCTGCGTCAAAGGGCGTTTTGCCTGGGGCTATGCGACCCACCCAGATCGCATCACCAAACCGATGATCCGCAAGCACATCAGCGACCCGTGGCAGGAAGTCAGCTGGGATGAAGCGGTGACTTACGCCGCCAGCGAATTCCGTCGCCTGCAGCAAAAATATGGCCGCGACTCCATTGGTGGGATCACCTCCAGCCGTTGCACCAACGAAGAAACCTATCTGGTGCAGAAACTGGTGCGCGCCGCGTTCGGCAACAACAACGTCGACACCTGTGCGCGGGTCTGCCACTCGCCGACCGGTTATGGCCTGAAGCAAACGTTGGGCGAGTCTGCTGGCACCCAGAGTTTCGATTCGGTGATGCAGGCCGACGTGATCCTGGTGATGGGCGCCAACCCCAGCGACGCCCACCCGGTGTTCGCCTCCCAGCTCAAACGCCGTCTGCGTGAAGGTGCGCGGCTGATCGTCATCGATCCACGGCGCATCGATCTGGTGGACACGGTGCATGCCCGCGCCGAGTATCACCTGGCCCTGCGCCCCGGTACCAACGTCGCCATGCTCAACGCACTGGCCCATGTGATCGTGACTGAAGGACTGCTCAACCAGGACTTTATCGATGCCCGTTGCGAACCTGGTGATTTCGCCCACTGGAGCGAGTTCGTCAGCCGCGCGGAAAATTCGCCGGAAGCCCTCGGCCCAATCTGCGGTGTACCCGCTGCCGATATCCGTGCTGCTGCGCGTTTGTATGCCACTGGCGGCAACGCGGCGATCTATTACGGCCTTGGCGTCACCGAACACAGTCAGGGCAGCACCTCGGTGATGGGCATCGCCAACCTGGCCATGGTCACCGGCAACATCGGTCGCGAAGGCGTGGGCGTGAACCCGTTGCGCGGGCAGAACAACGTGCAGGGCTCCTGTGACATGGGCTCCTTTCCTCACGAGTTGCCCGGTTACCGGCACATCTCCAACGAGGTGGTACGGGCGCAGTTCGAACAGGCGTGGAACGTCACCCTGCAACCCGATCCGGGCCTGCGCATCCCCAACATGTTCGAGTCGGCCCTGGCCGGCACTTTCAAGGGCCTGTATTGCCAGGGCGAAGACATCGCCCAGAGCGATCCGAATACCCAGCACGTCACCGCGGCCCTGTCGGCCATGGAGTGCGTGGTGGTGCAGGATATTTTCCTCAACGAAACCGCCAAGTTCGCCCACGTGTTCCTGCCGGGCAGTTCGTTCCTGGAAAAGGACGGCACCTTCACCAACGCCGAACGACGCATCTCCCGGGTGCGCAAGGTCATGGATCCGCTGGGCGGCAAGGCTGACTGGGAAGGCACGGTGGCCCTGGCCAATGCCTTGGGTTACCCGATGAATTACCAGCATCCATCGCAAATCATGGATGAGATCGCCAGCCTGACGCCCACCTTCACCAACGTCAGCTACGCCGAACTGGACCGCCACGGCAGCCTGCAATGGCCGTGCAACGCGGCGGCACCGGACGGCACGCCGACCATGCACATCGAGGAGTTCGTGCGCGGCAAGGGACGCTTCATGCTCACCGGCTACGTGCCCACTGAGGAAAAGGTCAACGCTCGCTATCCGCTGCTGCTGACCACCGGGCGCATTCTCAGCCAGTACAACGTCGGCGCGCAGACCCGGCGCACCGAAAACGTTGCCTGGCATGACGAAGACCGCCTGGAAATCCACCCGACGGACGCAGAGAGCCGTGGCATCAACGAAGGTGACTGGGTCGGCATCGGCAGCCGCGCCGGGCAGACCGTGCTGCGGGCGCGGATCACCGAACGGGTCGCGCCGGGCGTGGTGTACACCACGTTCCACTTCCCTGAGTCGGGCGCCAACGTGATTACCACCGACAACTCCGACTGGGCCACCAACTGTCCGGAGTACAAGGTCACGGCCGTGGAAGTCAGCCGCGTTTATCACCCTTCGGAGTGGCAGAAGCGCTTCCAGGAATTCAGCGATGAACAGCATCGTCTGCTCAAGGACCGGGGCCGTGGCGCCAAAGCGGAGGTACGCCGATGA
- a CDS encoding DUF3077 domain-containing protein gives MTEQSELKTIGLTPAIYCADQALFHVTRGVPLGDALSMASDFLFLAKTLTEDAAYARDTDRHAWAAHYLTSMSKALVDDAVKVLTRDRDSEVASKRSGAKAEA, from the coding sequence ATGACTGAACAATCTGAACTCAAAACCATCGGCCTGACGCCTGCGATCTACTGTGCGGATCAAGCGCTGTTTCATGTCACTCGCGGGGTTCCTCTTGGTGATGCGTTGTCCATGGCTTCTGATTTTCTGTTCCTGGCTAAGACGCTCACTGAAGATGCTGCTTATGCCAGAGACACTGACCGTCATGCTTGGGCTGCGCATTATCTGACTTCGATGAGTAAGGCGTTGGTGGATGATGCGGTGAAGGTGTTGACGAGGGATCGGGATAGTGAGGTGGCGTCTAAGCGGTCGGGCGCTAAGGCCGAGGCGTAG
- a CDS encoding fatty acid--CoA ligase: MLKTKIIPPADGAYAYPLLIKQLLLSGVRYEPGREIVYADKLRYSYQTLNKRIRRLANALTAAGVKAGDTVALLDWDSHRYLECFFAVPMIGAVLHTVNIRLSPEQVLFTMNHAEDDLVLVHDDFLPLVEQIHGRLETVKGYLQLTDDEATTTSLPVLGEYEHLLSLAPDQYDFPDFDENSVATLFYTTGTTGDPKGVYFSHRQLVLHTLNAVGTLGAYQGQPLLRSDDVYMPITPMFHVHAWGVPYVATLMGLKQVYPGRYEPNSLVRLYREEKVTFSHCVPTILQMILNCEEGKATRFDGWKMLLGGSALTLGVASEANAKGMVVHAGYGMSETCPLLCLTYLRDEDLKLSAEAQLPIRIKTGTPVPMVDLKIIDADGNDVAHDGESLGEIVVRAPWLTQGYLNAPDKGAELWHNGWLHTGDMASIDKLGGVEIKDRIKDVIKTGGEWISSLELESLISEHPGVMSVAVVGIADEQWGERPMAMVVGEPGHFLDRKILETHLQAFVDGGRINKWAIPKQFKFVAEIPKTSVGKINKKLIRETEAN; encoded by the coding sequence ATGCTGAAAACAAAAATAATCCCGCCCGCCGACGGCGCTTATGCCTATCCCTTGCTGATCAAGCAACTGCTGCTGTCCGGCGTGCGCTACGAGCCGGGTCGGGAAATCGTCTACGCCGACAAGCTGCGCTACAGCTACCAGACGCTCAATAAGCGCATCCGCCGCCTGGCCAACGCGCTGACCGCAGCGGGGGTCAAGGCAGGTGACACCGTGGCCCTGCTCGACTGGGACAGCCACCGCTACCTGGAATGCTTCTTTGCCGTGCCGATGATCGGCGCGGTGCTGCACACGGTGAACATTCGCCTGTCGCCGGAGCAGGTGTTGTTCACCATGAACCACGCCGAGGATGACCTGGTGCTGGTGCATGACGATTTCCTGCCCCTGGTCGAGCAGATCCACGGACGGCTGGAAACCGTAAAAGGCTACCTGCAGCTCACCGATGACGAGGCGACCACGACCTCGCTGCCGGTGCTGGGCGAGTACGAGCACCTGTTGTCCCTGGCTCCGGACCAGTACGACTTCCCCGATTTCGACGAGAACTCGGTGGCCACGCTGTTCTACACCACCGGCACCACCGGCGACCCGAAAGGCGTGTACTTCAGCCATCGGCAACTGGTGCTGCACACCCTCAATGCGGTCGGCACCCTGGGCGCCTATCAGGGCCAGCCGCTGCTGCGCTCCGACGACGTGTACATGCCGATCACGCCGATGTTCCACGTGCATGCGTGGGGCGTGCCGTATGTCGCGACCCTGATGGGGCTCAAGCAGGTCTACCCCGGCCGCTACGAGCCCAATAGCCTGGTCAGGCTGTACCGCGAAGAGAAGGTGACCTTCTCCCACTGCGTGCCGACCATTTTGCAGATGATCCTCAACTGTGAAGAAGGCAAGGCGACCCGTTTCGACGGCTGGAAAATGCTCCTCGGCGGCAGTGCGCTGACCCTCGGCGTCGCCAGCGAAGCCAATGCCAAAGGCATGGTGGTACACGCCGGCTACGGCATGTCCGAGACCTGCCCGTTGCTGTGCCTGACGTACCTGCGCGACGAAGACCTCAAGCTATCCGCCGAAGCGCAACTGCCGATCCGCATCAAGACCGGCACGCCGGTGCCGATGGTCGACCTGAAGATCATCGACGCCGACGGCAACGACGTGGCCCATGACGGCGAGTCCCTGGGCGAGATCGTGGTGCGCGCGCCGTGGCTGACCCAGGGCTATCTCAACGCCCCGGACAAAGGCGCGGAGCTGTGGCACAACGGCTGGCTGCACACCGGCGACATGGCCTCGATCGACAAACTCGGCGGCGTGGAAATCAAGGACCGCATCAAGGACGTGATCAAGACCGGCGGCGAGTGGATCAGCTCCCTGGAACTGGAAAGCCTGATCAGCGAACACCCGGGCGTGATGTCCGTCGCCGTCGTCGGCATCGCTGACGAGCAATGGGGCGAGCGGCCGATGGCGATGGTGGTGGGGGAGCCGGGGCATTTCCTCGACCGCAAGATCCTCGAGACGCACCTGCAAGCCTTCGTCGACGGCGGGCGCATCAACAAATGGGCGATCCCCAAGCAGTTCAAGTTCGTTGCCGAAATTCCCAAGACCAGCGTCGGCAAGATCAACAAGAAGCTGATCCGGGAAACGGAAGCGAACTGA
- a CDS encoding DUF6429 family protein, which yields MEYDDKLIEDAVLALLATFSFDSGNAWKGFDFEVMNRLHEHGFISDPVNRKKSIWLTEEGLERGRRIAGQLFGVKTQGE from the coding sequence ATGGAATACGACGACAAACTCATTGAAGACGCCGTGCTTGCCCTGTTGGCAACCTTCAGTTTCGACAGCGGCAACGCCTGGAAAGGGTTCGACTTCGAGGTCATGAACCGACTGCATGAACATGGTTTCATCAGTGATCCGGTGAACAGGAAAAAATCAATTTGGTTAACGGAGGAAGGATTGGAGCGCGGTCGGCGGATAGCCGGCCAGTTGTTCGGTGTGAAAACTCAAGGTGAATGA
- a CDS encoding acyl-CoA dehydrogenase C-terminal domain-containing protein: MSDYKAPLRDMRFVLNEVFQVSRLWAQLPGLADVIDEETAAAILEEAGKISGEVIAPLNRATDEQGCTWSNGSVSAPDGFAQAYQAFAGGGWVGVGGDPQYGGMGMPKAISAQVEEMVNSASLSFGLYPMLTAGACLSIKAHASEELKQRFLPNMYAGIWTGSMCLTEAHAGTDLGLIRTRAEPQADGSYKVTGSKIFITGGEHDLTENIIHLVLARLPDAPAGPKGISLFLVPKVLVNADGSLGDNNALSCGSIEHKMGIKASATCVMNFDGATGWIVDAPNKGLAAMFTMMNYERLGVGIQGLAQGERSYQNAVAYARDRLQSRAPTGAQNKDHSADPIIVHPDVRRMLLTMKALNEGGRAFSSYVALQLDTAKYSEDEVTRNRAQELVSLLTPVAKAFLTDMGLETTLHGQMIFGGHGYIREWGQEQLVRDVRITQIYEGTNGIQSLDLAGRKIVGSGGALYRLFASEIRNFTANASAELDEFSKPLNAAVDSLDELTAWLLDRAQNNPNEIGAASVEYLHVFGYTAYAYMWARMAKAVMSGDAEDDFYTSKLATARFYFARLLPRIHSLSASVKAGSDCLYELQADQF, encoded by the coding sequence ATGTCTGATTACAAAGCTCCCCTGCGCGACATGCGCTTCGTACTCAACGAGGTTTTCCAGGTGTCCCGGCTCTGGGCGCAATTGCCCGGCCTGGCCGACGTGATCGATGAAGAAACCGCCGCCGCCATCCTCGAAGAGGCCGGCAAGATCAGCGGCGAAGTGATCGCACCCTTGAACCGCGCCACCGACGAGCAGGGCTGCACCTGGAGCAATGGCTCGGTCAGCGCCCCGGACGGTTTTGCCCAGGCCTATCAAGCCTTCGCCGGCGGCGGTTGGGTGGGTGTCGGCGGTGATCCGCAGTACGGTGGCATGGGCATGCCCAAGGCTATTTCGGCGCAGGTCGAAGAGATGGTCAACTCGGCCAGCCTGTCGTTCGGCCTGTACCCGATGCTGACCGCCGGCGCGTGCCTGTCGATCAAGGCCCACGCCAGCGAAGAACTCAAGCAACGCTTTCTGCCGAACATGTACGCCGGCATCTGGACCGGTTCGATGTGCCTGACCGAAGCCCATGCCGGCACCGACCTGGGCCTGATCCGCACCCGCGCCGAGCCGCAGGCCGACGGCAGCTACAAGGTCACCGGCAGCAAGATCTTCATCACCGGCGGCGAGCACGACCTGACCGAGAACATCATCCATCTGGTACTGGCGCGACTGCCGGATGCACCGGCTGGCCCGAAAGGCATTTCGCTGTTCCTGGTGCCTAAAGTGCTGGTCAACGCCGACGGTTCGTTGGGTGACAACAACGCGCTGTCCTGCGGTTCCATCGAACACAAGATGGGCATCAAGGCGTCAGCCACCTGTGTGATGAACTTCGACGGCGCCACCGGCTGGATCGTCGACGCGCCGAACAAAGGCCTGGCGGCAATGTTCACCATGATGAACTACGAGCGTCTGGGCGTGGGCATCCAGGGCCTGGCGCAAGGCGAGCGTTCGTACCAGAACGCCGTCGCATACGCCCGTGACCGTCTGCAAAGCCGTGCACCGACCGGCGCGCAAAACAAGGACCACTCCGCCGACCCGATCATCGTGCATCCGGACGTGCGCCGCATGCTGCTGACCATGAAGGCCTTGAACGAAGGCGGTCGTGCGTTCTCCAGCTACGTCGCGCTGCAACTGGACACCGCCAAGTACAGCGAAGACGAAGTCACCCGCAACCGCGCACAAGAATTGGTGTCCCTGCTGACCCCGGTGGCCAAGGCCTTTCTCACTGACATGGGCCTGGAAACCACCCTTCACGGCCAGATGATCTTCGGCGGCCACGGCTACATCCGCGAATGGGGCCAGGAGCAACTGGTGCGCGACGTGCGCATCACCCAGATCTACGAAGGCACCAACGGCATTCAGTCCCTGGACCTGGCCGGGCGCAAGATCGTCGGCAGCGGCGGGGCGCTCTACCGCCTGTTCGCCTCGGAAATCCGCAACTTCACCGCCAACGCCAGTGCCGAACTCGACGAGTTCAGCAAGCCGCTGAATGCCGCCGTGGACAGCCTCGACGAGCTGACCGCATGGCTGCTGGACCGGGCCCAAAACAACCCGAACGAAATCGGCGCGGCCTCGGTCGAGTACCTGCACGTGTTTGGCTATACCGCGTACGCCTACATGTGGGCACGCATGGCCAAGGCCGTCATGAGCGGCGATGCCGAGGACGATTTCTACACCAGCAAACTGGCGACCGCGCGCTTCTACTTTGCCCGCTTGCTGCCGCGTATCCACTCGTTGAGCGCATCGGTCAAAGCCGGCAGTGACTGCCTCTACGAGCTGCAAGCCGATCAGTTCTGA
- a CDS encoding formate dehydrogenase beta subunit has protein sequence MPAFYLPRDSLARAVGAEEIAAALIIHGRGRVMSELQRTSSRGLYWLEPLLEVDTPQGRFGFGPLTADDVPSVLEALKGDPSAHPLALGLVEELPYLKTQQRLLFARAGITRPLYIDDYLDHGGFEGLKRAIALGGEQTATEVFDSGLRGRGGAAFPAGIKWRTVHATEAAQKYIVCNADEGDSGTFADRMLMEGDPFLLIEGMAIAGITVGATFGYIYVRSEYPDAVATLRAALNIARTAGYLGANVGGSGLAFDMEVRVGAGAYICGEETALLDSLEGKRGIVRAKPPIPALQGLFGLPTLVHNVLTLASVPLILAKGAQFYRDYGMGRSLGTMPFQLAGNVRHGGLVERAFGLTLRELVEDYGGGTASGRPLKAAQVGGPLGAWVPPSQFDTPLDYEAFAVIGAMLGHGGVVVADDTLDMAHMARFAMQFCAEESCGKCTPCRIGSTRGVEVIDRLLAAPDQNSRDAQVIILKDLCDTLQYGSLCALGGMTSYPVASALKHFPADFGLQASEAEQ, from the coding sequence ATGCCGGCTTTCTATCTGCCCCGTGACTCGCTGGCCCGTGCCGTAGGCGCCGAAGAAATTGCGGCAGCCCTTATCATCCATGGCCGGGGCCGCGTTATGTCTGAGTTGCAACGCACCAGTTCGCGCGGCCTGTATTGGCTGGAACCATTGCTGGAAGTGGACACGCCGCAAGGCCGTTTCGGCTTCGGCCCACTGACTGCTGACGATGTACCGTCAGTGCTCGAAGCCTTGAAAGGCGATCCGTCTGCCCATCCGTTGGCGCTGGGCCTGGTGGAAGAGTTGCCCTATCTGAAGACGCAACAACGCCTGCTGTTTGCCCGCGCCGGCATCACCCGGCCGCTGTACATCGACGATTATCTGGATCATGGCGGTTTCGAGGGTTTGAAAAGAGCCATTGCCCTAGGTGGCGAACAGACCGCGACTGAGGTATTCGATTCAGGCCTGCGTGGCCGTGGCGGCGCGGCCTTCCCCGCCGGGATCAAATGGCGCACGGTGCACGCTACCGAGGCTGCCCAGAAGTACATCGTATGCAACGCCGACGAAGGCGACTCCGGCACTTTTGCCGACCGCATGTTGATGGAGGGCGACCCCTTCCTGCTGATCGAAGGCATGGCGATTGCCGGCATTACCGTCGGCGCCACTTTCGGCTACATCTATGTGCGCTCGGAGTATCCGGATGCTGTGGCGACATTGCGCGCAGCGCTGAACATTGCCCGAACTGCCGGTTACCTGGGCGCCAATGTCGGCGGCAGCGGCTTGGCTTTCGATATGGAAGTGCGCGTCGGTGCCGGTGCTTACATCTGTGGTGAAGAAACCGCGTTGCTGGACTCCCTCGAAGGCAAGCGCGGGATCGTCCGCGCCAAGCCGCCGATTCCGGCGTTGCAGGGTTTGTTCGGCCTGCCGACCTTGGTGCACAACGTGCTGACCTTGGCCTCGGTGCCGCTGATTCTGGCCAAGGGTGCGCAGTTCTATCGCGATTACGGCATGGGCCGTTCCCTTGGCACCATGCCCTTCCAACTGGCGGGCAATGTTCGTCACGGCGGTCTGGTGGAACGGGCCTTTGGCCTGACCTTGCGAGAACTGGTGGAAGACTACGGCGGCGGGACCGCCAGTGGCCGGCCGCTGAAGGCTGCGCAGGTGGGTGGCCCGCTCGGCGCCTGGGTGCCACCTTCGCAATTCGACACGCCGCTGGATTACGAAGCCTTCGCCGTCATCGGCGCGATGCTCGGTCACGGTGGTGTGGTGGTGGCTGACGACACCTTGGACATGGCCCACATGGCGCGTTTCGCCATGCAGTTCTGCGCCGAGGAATCCTGCGGCAAATGCACGCCATGCCGCATCGGTTCGACCCGTGGTGTCGAGGTGATCGACCGTCTGCTGGCCGCACCCGACCAGAACAGTCGCGATGCGCAGGTGATCATCCTCAAGGACCTGTGCGACACCCTGCAATACGGTTCGCTGTGCGCGTTGGGCGGCATGACGTCTTATCCCGTGGCCAGCGCTCTCAAGCACTTCCCCGCTGACTTCGGTCTGCAAGCCTCGGAGGCCGAGCAATGA
- a CDS encoding potassium channel family protein — protein sequence MNLNHAANVRHEFYEAVWFYFKVVWPIFSILLLVMIAFGLIIAQLEGWSPDDGVYFAFVTGLTIGYGELVPKLGVSRVLAVLLGFNGVLMTATFAAISVRAIEVTVTASRKKEVE from the coding sequence ATGAACCTCAATCATGCAGCAAACGTCCGCCACGAATTCTACGAAGCCGTCTGGTTCTACTTCAAAGTGGTGTGGCCGATCTTCTCGATACTGCTGTTAGTGATGATTGCGTTTGGCCTCATCATCGCCCAACTGGAAGGGTGGAGCCCTGATGACGGGGTCTACTTCGCCTTCGTGACCGGCCTGACCATCGGCTACGGGGAGCTCGTACCCAAACTCGGCGTCTCGCGAGTGCTGGCGGTCCTGCTGGGCTTCAACGGCGTACTGATGACGGCGACATTCGCGGCGATCAGCGTGCGGGCGATTGAAGTGACCGTGACGGCGTCGAGGAAGAAGGAGGTCGAGTAA